Genomic DNA from Nocardioides aquaticus:
CGATCTCGGTCCGGGTCTTCTCGAGCTCCTCAGCCATGCCGGGCAGGTCGGACACGGCGATCGCGTGCCCGTCGGAGGCCAGGCGCAGGGCGATGGCCTTCCCGATCCCGCGGGCGCCACCGGTGATGTGTGCGACGGTCATGTCGTTCCTCCGTGCTGTGGAGTGCTGTGGGGTGGGACGGGCGTCTCGCGCGGCCGGTCAGGGACGGACCAGGATCTTCACGTTCTCCTCCTTGTTGTTGATCAGCTCGTCGAAGCCGGACGTCACGATGTCGTCGAGGTCGATCCGGCCGGTGATGAACTGGAACGGGTCGACCTTGCCGCTCGCGACCATCTCGATGGTCGCGGGATGGTCGTCGGCGTAGGCGAGGCTGCCGAGCACGTTGACCTCGCGGAAGACGAGGTCGTTCATCGCGACCGACGCCTCGTGCCCCCAGATCGCGACGTTGACGCAGGTGCCGCCCACGCGGGTCGACTGGATGGCCGCCTTGAGGACCTGGTCGATGCCGGCGCACTCGAACGACACGTCCGCACCGCGTCCCTTGGTCAGCTCCATGACCTCGGCCACCACGTCGGTGGCCGTCGGGTCGAGGACGTGGTCGGCCCCGGCGACCGGCGCCTTCGCCTTCCGTACGTCGGCCGGCTCCACCACGATGATCTGCTCGACGCCCCGGGCGCGCAGTGCCGCGGTGGTCACCAGACCGATCGGGCCCGCGCCGAACACCAGCGCGGTGTGGCCCGGCTGGGCGTGCGACAGCCGTACCGCGTGATAGGCCACGGCCAGCGGCTCGATCAGCGCGCCGACGTCCGTGCCCAGGTCGCCGAGGGGGTGGATCCAGCGGCGCTCGGCCACCACGAACTGGCTGAACCCCCCGCCGTACCCGGACAGACCCACGAAGCCGAGGGTCCGGCAGACGTTGTACTTGCCCTGCTGGCAGGCGTCACAGGTCCCGCAGACGATGTACGGCTCGACCACCACCCGGTCCCCGACCCGGAGGTCGGTGACGCCCTCGCCGAGCTCGTGCACCACGCCGGCGAACTCGTGCCCGAGCGTGATCGGCACGCTCTCCCCGGTCAGCGGGTGCGGCGCGTCCGCCGTCGGCGCGAAGATCGGTCCGTCGACGTACTCGTGCAGGTCGGTCCCGCAGATGCCGCACCACTCGACCTCGACCTTGACCGTCCCCGGCCGGGCCTGCGGCTCGGGGACGTCCTCGACCCGGATGTCACCGGGTCCGTAGAAACGTGCTGCCTTCATGAGGTCATCTCCTCGGTACGGGTGCGGGTTCCCGGTCGGTGCGCCATTGACTCCACTTTCGTCCCGCTGTGTGATGGAGCACACACCGTGGACACGGGGGTGCGGAAGCGTTGCACCGCGTTGCAACGGCGCTGTCGAAGGAGTGATCCATCAAGCAACGTGAGCTGGGTCTGCGGAGGGTGCGCGAGGCGAGCCTCAGCGGCGTGGCGCCGGGCGCATCGGCGCCGGGCGGATCGGCGCCGGGCGCCGGCCCCCGTACCGAGATCGCGGCCTCCTGGCGCCGTACGGCCGCCCGCGGGCTCGACCCCGGCGCCGACCCGCAGGTCGCGCTGCTGACCGAGTCGGAGCTGGAGCGGCGGCGTGCCGACAGCGCCCTGGCCCCCCTCGTGCCGCAGCTGCTCGCGTCCCTGGTCTCCGTCGTCGACGCCGGTCAGATGGTGGTCGTCGCCGACACCGACGGGCGGGTGCTCTGGCGCCACGGCAAGGCCGGCGTCCGCCGCGAGGCCGACCACCTCGGCTTCGTCGGCGGCTCCGCGTGGACCGAGGGCAACGTCGGCACCAACGCGATCGGCACCGCGCTCGTGCTCGGCGAGCCCGTGCACATCCAAGGAGCCGAGCACTACCTCGACTCCCACACCCGCTGGGGGTGCGCGGCGGCGCCGCTCCTCGACCCCTGGACCGGACGCACCCTCGGTGTCGTCGACATCAGCGGCCCGTCGCGGTCACTGCATCCCGCCGAGCTCGCGATCGTGCAGATGGCCGCGCGACTGGCCGTCCTGGAGATCCGGGACCAGCACGCGGCGCGGCACGAGCGGCTGCGGTCGGTGGCCGCCCCGATGATCGCGCGGATGGACGGCCACGCCCTCGTCGTCGACCGGTCCGGGCACGTCGTCGCGGCCTCGGGGACGACCCCGCCCACCCGGATCAGCCTTCCGGACGCGATGTCCGTGGGGACGATCTGGCTGCCCGACCTCGGCGTCGCGACCGCCGAGGTGCTGCCGGGCGGCTGGCTGCTCCGGTTGCAGGACCACGACGGCGGCGAGCCGGCCACCGACCTGGTCGTCGACCTCTCCGGTCGTACGCCGCAGCTGCGCGTGACCGGACCGAGCGGCTCGTGGCAGCAGGCCCTGACCCCCCGCCACGCCGAGATCCTGGTCTCGCTGCTGCGCGCCGAGCACGGCCGCACCCCGGCCGAGCTCGCCGCGGACCTGTTTGCCGACACCACCCGGATCGTCACCGTCCGCGCCGAGATGTCACGGCTTCGCAAGGTGCTGGGCGCACTGCTCGAGGGCCGTCCCTACCGCCTGGCGGACGGCGTACGCGCCCTGCTTATGCTGCCCGAGGACCCGACCACCGTCCTGCCGGGGTCGAGCGCGCCGGTGGTCGTGGCACTGGCCCAGGAGCACCCCGGCAGCTAGCGACTGGGGTCAGCTCACAGGTTGATGCTGATGTCGGCGTCCTCGGTGAGCCCGTCGACCAGCGACTGGGCGACGCGGCCCTGCTCCTCGGAGACCGCCTGGTCCTTCAGCTGCGAGCGCACCTGGGCGAACGGCGGGAGAGCCTGCCCGGCCTGCTGGCCCGACTGGGCCTGCTGCTGCTTGACCTGCTGGTAGAGGGTGCGCAGGTCCTTCTCGGTGGGGTCGATCTCCCCGCCGGCCTCGTCGGCGACGAGACCCTCCAGCAGCACCTGGGTCTCGACCTGGGTCCGCACCTCGTCCTCCGAGGTGCCCTGCTCCTCGAGGGCGTCGAGGAACGCCTGGGCGGACGGCAGCTGGTTCTGCTCGGCGAGCGTCGTGAGCTGGTCGTTGATCGCCTGCTCGGAGGCCTCGATCCCACGCGCCTCGGCCTCCTGGCGCAACAGCTCGGTGTCGACCAGGCCCTGGGCGGTCTGCTCCCGCAGGGCGTCCTCGTCCGGCTGCTCGCCGCCGGCCTGGGCCTGGGCGGTCGCCTGCTGGACCTGGGCGGTGTAGGCCGGGACGAACTCGGCGCGGGTGATCTCCTCGCCGTTCACCTCGGCCACGACCTCGGGGACGTCCGCCACGTCGGGCTCGGCCCCCGCGGACTCCGCGGCCTCCGAGGACCCGGACGAGGCCGAGGACCCGGTGTCGGGCTCCTCCTCGGCCCCACCCCCGCAGCCGGTCAGCAGGAGCAGCGCGGCGGTCAGGCCGGCGAGAGCGGTTCTGGAAGACATCGTCGTACGCATCTGATCGACGGTACGGGCCGGACCTGATCGGATCCTGAGCGCCGGGAGCCGCGCCTGGTCGCCGCAGCCCTAGGTTAGACCCATGACGGACGGGCCGAGCGAGAAGAACGTCGAGCAGCGCGCCAACCGCCTCCCCGAGGAGCAGGTGGCCGGCCCCGCGGACGACCCCGAGGCCCAGGCCCGCGCCATCCTCGAGGAGTCGCAGGAGCGCACGGACGACCCGGAGGGCACCCGGGACGACTCCCCGCAGACCCCCGGCCCCTAGGTCCGGTACCTAGTCGTCGGCGGACCGGTCCGACGTCGGGACGCCGACGATCCGGCTCGCCAGCTGCTCGTCGCTGAGCCCCGCTGCCCGGGCCGTGCGCTGCAGCCGGACGATCGCGGTGTCGACGGCGATCCCGTCCCGGGCGGCCACCATCGCGGCCGCCTCGAAGACGTCCGGGCTGCTGGAGGAGCCGCTCACCATCTGTCCATGGTGCCGACATGGCGCCGTCCCCGGATCCACCCGTAGGCAGGATTGCGGCGTCCGGGAGCCACCCCTCGGCGGGAGCGTGCCTCGACGGCGAGACCTCCTCGGGAAACGCCACGGCGGGACGGGTCCGGCCACTACCTTGCGGGGATGCCGAGCATGGGGTGGTGGCGGTCGCTCAGTGCCGTCCTCGCACTGACGGCTGCTGCCTGCGGGGTGGTGGTCTACGGCTGGGTCGACCCCGACGGGGTGCCGGCCGCTGTCGCCTACGTGCTGGTGGTGACCGGGGCCAGCGTGGGTGCCTGGATCGCGGCCGCTCGTGCCCCGCGCGGGCAGCGGGTGGTCCCGCGCCTGATCGCCCTCGGGGTGTCGCTGACGTCCGTGGGCGAGGCGGTGTGGTTCACCCTCGACCTCGTCGGCGCGAGGACCGACGTGTCGATCGCGGACCCGTTCTGGTTCGCCAGCTACGCCGCCCTGTGCGCCGCGCTGTGGATCGTGCTCGCCCGAGGACCGGGCCGCGCCGGCGCCCGCGTCGACCTGGGCTTTACCCTCGACCTGCTGACCATCGTGGCCGTCAGCGTGCTGCTGTGCTGGAGCTTCTCCCTGCAGTCGATCCTGACCGACTCCAGCCTGCCGCCGCTGGTGCGGGTGGTCTCGGCGGCCTACCCCCTCGCGGACGCGATCCTGCTGGCGCTCGTGGTGCGGGTCGTGGTCAGCAGCACGGCCCGGGCCAGCCTCGGCGTCCCGCTGGTGACCGGCGCCTGCCTGTGGCTGGTCGCCGACGTCGCGTACGTGCTGTCCTTCGAGGGCGACGTTGCGACGACGCTGACGGGCGTGGCGTGGATGGTGGCGACGGTCTCCCTGGCCATCGCCGCCGGCCGGATCGGCACTCCCCCGCCGCACCCCGGTCACCCCGGCCACCCCGGCCACCCCGGTCACCCCGAGGCCCGGTCGGCGTTCCGGAGCCCGGCGGCGCAGCTCACCGTCGCGCTGGGCCCCCTCGCGGTGCCGCCCGCGCTCGAGCTCGCCCGGGACCTGCGCGGCGAGCCGGACAGGCCGCTGCAGCTCCTGGCCGGCACCGCGGTCCTGATCGCGCTGGCCGCCGTCCGCACGGCGCGGCTGATCCGTTCGGAGGAACACGCGCGGCGCCAGCTCGAGGCGGCCCGGGACGCCGCGCTCGAGGCCTCTCTGGCCAAGTCGATGTTCCTGGCCAACGTGAGCCACGAGCTCCGGACCCCGCTGACCACCGTCGTCGGCATGGGCGAGCTCCTCGCGGACACGGAGCTCGACGACTTCCAGTCCGGCCTGCTCCGGCGGCTGAACCGCTCGGGGACGCGGCTGCGCGCGCTCGTGGAACGGACCCTGGACTTCTCCCGCATCGAGGCCGGGCGGGTCGAGCTGGACACGACCGAGTTCGACGTCCACGCGATGGCCTCCGACGTCGCCGAGCTCTACGCGCCCCGCGCGGCCACCGCCGGCGTCACCTTCCAGTGGCACGTCGACCCCGCCGTGCCGCGACTGGTGGTGGGTGATCCGGGTCGGTTGTTCCAGGTGGTCACCAACCTCCTCGACAACGCCCTGAAGTTCACCGAGGAGGGTCAGGTCGGACTGCACCTCCGCGTCGCCGCGTGCCCCGCCGGGGGCCCGGAGGCAGGTGACCAGCTGGAGCTGGTCGTCTGGGACACCGGCATCGGGATTGCCGAGCAGGACCTGGAGTCGGTCTTCGAGTCGTTCACCCAGGTGGACGACTCGATGACCCGGCGCTACGACGGCACCGGCCTCGGGCTCGCGATCTGTCGTGAGCTCACCGGCCTGATGGGCGGGACCGTGACGGTCCAGAGCACCCTCGGGGTCGGCAGCACCTTCACCGCCCGGATCCCGGTGCGCCGCCCCGACGAGGACGACGCCCCGGTTCCGCACCCGCCCCCGCCCCCGCTCCGTCGGCGACGAGAGAGCATGGCCCGATGACCTCCACCCGACCGGTCCCTCCGCCCGCGCGGGCTGCCCTGGGCGCCGACCTCGTCGCACTCCTGCGCTCCGGGGCGACCTGCTACCTGGCCACGACCATGCCGGACGGCTCGCCCCAGCTGACCCAGACGTGGGTCGACGTCGACGCGACCGGCGAGCACGTGCTCATCAACACCGTGGTCGGGCACCAGAAGGCGAGGAACGTCGAGCGCGACCCCCGCGTCAGCGTCGCCGTCTCCGACCCGGCCAACCCCAGCAGGTACCACGAGATCCGCGGCCGGGTCAGCCGCGCCAGCACCGACGGGGCGACCGAGCACATCGAGGTCCTCGCCCAGCGCTACCTCGGCGCCCCCTACCCCTGGTACGGCGGCCGCGACCAGCAGCGGCTGCTCCTCACGATCACCCCGGAGCGCCTGCACTCGATGGGCTGAGGCGCGGGCCGGGCGGGCCGGGCTCGGTCCACCGCGCCCCCGCCGGGAGCCTGATGCCGTGGGTGGCCGCGTCGGCCAGCATCGTGACCAGACCGGCCACCGCGGGGGCCACCGGGCGGCGCGGGTCCCGCAGCAGGCGTACGGCCCGACGCCCCACGGGGTCACGCAGCGGGACGGCCACGACGTCGGCGAAGCCCGTCATCGGCAGCACCAGGGCCGGGACGACCGACACACCCAGACCGGCCCCCACCAGGCCGGCGACCGACCCCACGTTGCGGGCCTCGGTCACCGGGCCGAGCGGGACCTGCTCGCGCACGAGCACGCGGTCGGTGAACGTACGGATGCTCGAGGCGTGG
This window encodes:
- a CDS encoding PPOX class F420-dependent oxidoreductase gives rise to the protein MTSTRPVPPPARAALGADLVALLRSGATCYLATTMPDGSPQLTQTWVDVDATGEHVLINTVVGHQKARNVERDPRVSVAVSDPANPSRYHEIRGRVSRASTDGATEHIEVLAQRYLGAPYPWYGGRDQQRLLLTITPERLHSMG
- a CDS encoding GAF domain-containing protein: MAPGASAPGGSAPGAGPRTEIAASWRRTAARGLDPGADPQVALLTESELERRRADSALAPLVPQLLASLVSVVDAGQMVVVADTDGRVLWRHGKAGVRREADHLGFVGGSAWTEGNVGTNAIGTALVLGEPVHIQGAEHYLDSHTRWGCAAAPLLDPWTGRTLGVVDISGPSRSLHPAELAIVQMAARLAVLEIRDQHAARHERLRSVAAPMIARMDGHALVVDRSGHVVAASGTTPPTRISLPDAMSVGTIWLPDLGVATAEVLPGGWLLRLQDHDGGEPATDLVVDLSGRTPQLRVTGPSGSWQQALTPRHAEILVSLLRAEHGRTPAELAADLFADTTRIVTVRAEMSRLRKVLGALLEGRPYRLADGVRALLMLPEDPTTVLPGSSAPVVVALAQEHPGS
- a CDS encoding LysR substrate-binding domain-containing protein — encoded protein: MLAEHDRALAHFEGFLRGERGTVSVAVLPSLAATLLPPVLAAYRAARPDVAVEVRDGLAAEVTALVLSGAVDLALTVADDLPAALQAVTIAEDDYFLLVPARHALATRPAVTWADLGGEPFVAFDHASSIRTFTDRVLVREQVPLGPVTEARNVGSVAGLVGAGLGVSVVPALVLPMTGFADVVAVPLRDPVGRRAVRLLRDPRRPVAPAVAGLVTMLADAATHGIRLPAGARWTEPGPPGPRLSPSSAGAPG
- a CDS encoding SurA N-terminal domain-containing protein codes for the protein MSSRTALAGLTAALLLLTGCGGGAEEEPDTGSSASSGSSEAAESAGAEPDVADVPEVVAEVNGEEITRAEFVPAYTAQVQQATAQAQAGGEQPDEDALREQTAQGLVDTELLRQEAEARGIEASEQAINDQLTTLAEQNQLPSAQAFLDALEEQGTSEDEVRTQVETQVLLEGLVADEAGGEIDPTEKDLRTLYQQVKQQQAQSGQQAGQALPPFAQVRSQLKDQAVSEEQGRVAQSLVDGLTEDADISINL
- a CDS encoding ATP-binding protein; this encodes MPSMGWWRSLSAVLALTAAACGVVVYGWVDPDGVPAAVAYVLVVTGASVGAWIAAARAPRGQRVVPRLIALGVSLTSVGEAVWFTLDLVGARTDVSIADPFWFASYAALCAALWIVLARGPGRAGARVDLGFTLDLLTIVAVSVLLCWSFSLQSILTDSSLPPLVRVVSAAYPLADAILLALVVRVVVSSTARASLGVPLVTGACLWLVADVAYVLSFEGDVATTLTGVAWMVATVSLAIAAGRIGTPPPHPGHPGHPGHPGHPEARSAFRSPAAQLTVALGPLAVPPALELARDLRGEPDRPLQLLAGTAVLIALAAVRTARLIRSEEHARRQLEAARDAALEASLAKSMFLANVSHELRTPLTTVVGMGELLADTELDDFQSGLLRRLNRSGTRLRALVERTLDFSRIEAGRVELDTTEFDVHAMASDVAELYAPRAATAGVTFQWHVDPAVPRLVVGDPGRLFQVVTNLLDNALKFTEEGQVGLHLRVAACPAGGPEAGDQLELVVWDTGIGIAEQDLESVFESFTQVDDSMTRRYDGTGLGLAICRELTGLMGGTVTVQSTLGVGSTFTARIPVRRPDEDDAPVPHPPPPPLRRRRESMAR
- a CDS encoding 2,3-butanediol dehydrogenase, whose translation is MKAARFYGPGDIRVEDVPEPQARPGTVKVEVEWCGICGTDLHEYVDGPIFAPTADAPHPLTGESVPITLGHEFAGVVHELGEGVTDLRVGDRVVVEPYIVCGTCDACQQGKYNVCRTLGFVGLSGYGGGFSQFVVAERRWIHPLGDLGTDVGALIEPLAVAYHAVRLSHAQPGHTALVFGAGPIGLVTTAALRARGVEQIIVVEPADVRKAKAPVAGADHVLDPTATDVVAEVMELTKGRGADVSFECAGIDQVLKAAIQSTRVGGTCVNVAIWGHEASVAMNDLVFREVNVLGSLAYADDHPATIEMVASGKVDPFQFITGRIDLDDIVTSGFDELINNKEENVKILVRP